In Notamacropus eugenii isolate mMacEug1 chromosome 1, mMacEug1.pri_v2, whole genome shotgun sequence, one genomic interval encodes:
- the PSMC6 gene encoding 26S proteasome regulatory subunit 10B codes for MDIPSIPYERRLLIMADPRDKALQDYRKKLLEHKEIDGRLKELREQLKELTKQYEKSENDLKALQSVGQIVGEVLKQLTEEKFIVKATNGPRYVVGCRRQLDKSKLKPGTRVALDMTTLTIMRYLPREVDPLVYNMSHEDPGNVSYSEIGGLSEQIRELREVIELPLTNPELFQRVGIIPPKGCLLYGPPGTGKTLLARAVASQLDCNFLKVVSSSIVDKYIGESARLIREMFNYARDHQPCIIFMDEIDAIGGRRFSEGTSADREIQRTLMELLNQMDGFDTLHRVKMIMATNRPDTLDPALLRPGRLDRKIHIDLPNEQARLDILKIHAGPITKHGEIDYEAIVKLSDGFNGADLRNVCTEAGMFAIRADHDFVVQEDFMKAVRKVADSKKLESKLDYKPV; via the exons ATGGACATTCCCAGCATCCCCTATGAGAGGCGTCTTCTCATCATGGCGGACCCGAGAGATAAGGCTCTTCAGGACTACCGTAAGAAGCTGCTCGAGCACAAGGAGATCGATGGGCGCCTCAAAGAGT TAAGAGAACAGTTGAAAGAGCTTACCAAGCAAtatgaaaagtctgaaaatgatCTGAAGGCCTTGCAAAGTGTTGGGCAG attGTGGGTGAAGTACTTAAacaattaacagaagaaaaat tcatTGTTAAAGCAACAAATGGACCAAGATATGTTGTGGGTTGTCGGCGTCAG CTTGACAAGAGTAAGCTGAAGCCAGGGACAAGAGTTGCTCTGGATATGACTACACTAACTATCATGAG ATACTTGCCAAGAGAAGTTGATCCTCTGGTTTACAACATGTCTCATGAAGACCCTGGGAATGTTTCTTATTCTGAGATTGGAGGGCTTTCTGAACAAATCAGAGAATTAAGAGAG gTAATAGAATTACCCCTTACAAACCCTGAATTATTCCAGCGTGTAGGAATAATACCTCCAAAAGGTTGTTTGCTGTATGGACCACCAG GAACAGGAAAAACACTCTTGGCAAGAGCTGTTGCTAGCCAGCTGGACTGCAATTTTTTAAAG gTTGTATCCAGTTCCATTGTAGACAAGTACATTGGTGAAAGTGCTCGTTTGATCAGAGAAATGTTCAATTATGCCAGGGATCACCAGCCATGCATCATTTTCATGGATGAAATAGATGCTATTG GTGGCCGTCGTTTTTCTGAGGGTACTTCAGCTgatagagaaattcagagaacTCTAATGGAG TTACTGAATCAGATGGATGGATTTGATACTTTACACAGAGTAAAAATGATCATGGCTACCAACAGACCAGACACATTGGATCCTGCTTTGTTGCGTCCAGGAAGATTAGATAGAAAAATAC ATATTGATTTACCAAATGAACAAGCAAGATTAGACATATTGAAGATTCATGCAGGTCCTATCACAAAACATGGTGAAATAG ATTATGAAGCAATTGTGAAACTCTCAGATGGCTTTAATGGAGCAGATCTAAGAAATGTTTGCACTGAAGCAG GTATGTTTGCAATTCGTGCTGATCATGATTTTGTAGTACAGGAAGATTTCATGAAAGCAGTCAGAAAAGTGGCTGATTCTAAGAAGTTGGAATCTAAACTAGACTATAAACCTGTCTAA